The Vicia villosa cultivar HV-30 ecotype Madison, WI linkage group LG1, Vvil1.0, whole genome shotgun sequence genome includes a region encoding these proteins:
- the LOC131661651 gene encoding uncharacterized protein LOC131661651, producing the protein MAPFKALYGRRCRTLLCWHESAKSVVLEPEIVRETTEKVKLIREKMKTSQSRQKSYHDKRRKDLEFQACDHVFFRVTPVTGVGRALKSKKLTPRFIGPYQISEKVGNVAYRVALPSNLSNLHDIEDRETKTLRGKEIALVKVAWSGATGEILTWELERKMRESYPELSA; encoded by the exons atggcgCCTTTCAAAgcattgtatggtcggaggtgtaggactttgttgtgttggcatgaatctgcTAAGAGTGTAGTACTTGAACCGGAGATTGTTCGAGAGACTActgagaaggttaagttgattcgtgagaagatgaagacttctcagagtagACAAAAAAGTTACCATGATAAGcggaggaaagatttggaatttcaGGCTTGTGATCATGTGTTTTTTAGAGTCACGCCGGTGACCGGTGTGGGGCGAGCATTGAAgtctaagaagctcactcctcgttttattggaccgtatcagatttcGGAGAAGGTTGGGAATGTGGCGTATAGAGTAGCATTACCGTcgaatctttcgaatttgcacgac ATTGAGGATCGCGAGACAAAGACCCTTAGAGGcaaggagattgctttggtgaaggtaGCTTGGTCGGGAGCTACTGGAGAGATTTTGACGTGGGAATTAGAACGCAAGATGCGAgagtcgtatcctgagttatCTGCTTGA